One genomic segment of Vulpes vulpes isolate BD-2025 chromosome 2, VulVul3, whole genome shotgun sequence includes these proteins:
- the LOC140597940 gene encoding SLC35A4 upstream open reading frame protein-like → MADDKDSLPKLKDLAFLKNQLERLQQRVEEEVSSGVSQDGLLLSSPFLKGFLAGYVVAKLRASAVLGFAVGTCTGIYAAQAYAVPNVEKTLGDYLRSLRKGPD, encoded by the coding sequence ATGGCAGATGACAAGGATTCTCTGCCCAAACTTAAGGACCTGGCATTTCTCAAGAACCAGCTGGAACGCCTGCAGCAGCGTGTGGAAGAAGAAGTCAGCAGTGGTGTGAGCCAGGATGGCTTGCTCTTGTCCTCCCCATTCCTCAAGGGCTTCTTAGCCGGCTATGTGGTGGCCAAACTGAGGGCATCAGCAGTATTGGGCTTTGCTGTGGGTACCTGCACTGGCATCTACGCAGCTCAGGCATATGCCGTGCCCAATGTGGAGAAGACATTGGGGGACTATCTTCGGTCTTTGCGAAAGGGGCCTGACTAG
- the LOC112935020 gene encoding probable UDP-sugar transporter protein SLC35A4 has product MSVEDGGMPGLGRPRQARWTLMLLLSTAICGAHAPLRALCHVNGKVPFRPSSAVLLTELTKLLLCALSLLVGWQAWPQGAPPWRQAAPFALSALLYGANNNLVIYLQRYMDPSTYQVLSNLKIGSTALFYCLCLRHRLSARQGLALLLLMVAGACYAAGGLQDPGNTLPGSPLAVAAGPMPLHITPLGLLLLILYCLISGLSSVYTELLMKRQRLPLALQNLFLYTFGVLLNLGLHAGGGPGPGLLEGFSGWAALVVLSQAVNGLLMSAVMKHGSSITRLFVVSCSLVVNAVFSAALLQLQLTAAFFLATLLIGLAVCLYYGSR; this is encoded by the coding sequence ATGAGTGTAGAGGACGGGGGTATGCCAGGCCTGGGCCGTCCCAGGCAGGCCCGCTGGACCCTGATGCTACTCTTATCCACTGCCATATGTGGTGCCCATGCCCCATTACGGGCACTGTGCCATGTGAACGGCAAAGTGCCCTTCCGGCCCTCCTCAGCTGTGCTGCTGACCGAGTTGACCAAGCTACTGTTGTGCGCCTTGTCCCTCTTGGTGGGCTGGCAGGCATGGCCCCAGGGGGCCCCACCATGGCGCCAGGCTGCCCCATTTGCACTATCAGCCCTACTCTACGGAGCTAACAACAACCTAGTCATCTATCTTCAACGCTATATGGACCCCAGCACCTACCAGGTGCTGAGCAATCTCAAGATTGGAAGCACGGCCCTGTTCTACTGCCTCTGTCTCCGGCACCGCCTCTCTGCACGTCAGGGCTTAGcactgctgctgctgatggtggCAGGGGCTTGTTATGCAGCTGGtggcctccaggatcctgggaacaCCCTTCCTGGATCCCCGTTAGCAGTTGCTGCTGGCCCCATGCCCCTGCATATCACTCCACTGGGACTGCTACTTCTCATCCTGTACTGCCTCATCTCAGGCCTCTCGTCTGTGTACACAGAACTGCTCATGAAGCGACAGCGGCTGCCCCTAGCACTTCAGAACCTCTTCCTCTACACTTTTGGTGTGCTCCTAAATCTAGGTCTGCATGCAGGTGGCGGCCCTGGCCCGGGCCTCCTGGAGGGTTTCTCAGGATGGGCAGCGCTTGTGGTACTGAGCCAGGCAGTAAATGGACTGCTCATGTCAGCTGTCATGAAGCACGGCAGCAGCATCACACGCCTCTTTGTTGTGTCCTGCTCACTTGTGGTCAATGCCGTGTTCTCAGCAGCCCTGCTGCAGCTACAGCTCACAGCTGCCTTCTTCCTGGCCACACTGCTTATTGGTCTGGCTGTGTGCCTGTATTATGGCAGCCGCTAG